Within the Echinicola sp. 20G genome, the region CAATACCTACCCCCGAATCAATAATCCTTAATTTTACATACTGGTCGTTTTCACTATATCGAATCTCAATTGTTCCACCCCTAGGAGTAAATTTGATGGCATTATTTAAAAGATTTTGGAATATTATTCCCAAGTGATTTCTATCCACTAAGGCAGATGGCATAGAAGTTTTCTCGTGATAAAGTGATATTTCCTTCAACAATAATTGAGTGTCAAAATTTGTAAGTTTACTTTCTACAAATTGGGGAAGGTTGATACTTTCTATTTGGGCCTCTGCTCCATCCAATTGGCTCTTTGCCCACTTCAGTAAGCTATCTAGCATAGCATCCGTTTTGGTCACTTGTAATCTTAATAGATCAATTACCTCATCTTTATCGTTTTCCTCAAAATAACCTGTCTGTTCCATTTCCAATATTTGTTTAATGGCATTTATTGGAGATTTTAAATCATGGGAAAGAATGGAAAACAATTCATTTTTAGAATTATTGATATTATTTAGTAGCTTATTTTGATCAGCCAGTTGAATTTTCTGCTGCTTAATTTTAGCATGATTGACCTCCAACTTCTTTAAAAACCTATTTTTAAGCATTAGGTGACGGACAAACATCCACAATAATACAATCAGAAAGACCACTAGTACTAATAACAAGATATTCCATACCTTATTGGCGCGAGACTTTTCAAGAATCAAGGCCTTTTCATGGGCTAACTGTTGATTTTTGACCTCAGCCAATTTTAGATTAGACTGGTTAATTTTTCTGGTTTTTTCTAAGTTATACAGACTATCATTGTTTGCCTTATTAATCAATGCGTATTGTAAGGCCTTTTTATAATCATTCAAAGAATCATAAACAGACATTAATAGGCTTGATGATCTTTCCAGATCCCAAAATGCATGATTTTTATTGGCATATGAAAAACCCTTTTCAGCAAGTTTCGCGGCGGAGTGGAATCGCTTCCTTTCAAATGAAATTTTGGCTAATCCAGTATAGGTAAACGACTTCTCCCAGTTATTGAGGTGGGCTGAGTCAGCTAAGACATCATTATAATACCACTCTGATGAGTCTAGCAATCCTTTTGCAAAATATAAATCTGCAATTCTATTGGGAACCATTTTACTCAAAGTTGGATCCGGTTTCTTTTCCAATAGTTTTCTAGCCATGAAAAGGCTTTCCAAAGCTTCCTCTATTTCCCCTAAACCTTTTTGTGCGACGCCAATATTATAATAATTACGGGCAAGCGAAACAGAATCTCCAATCTCTGAATTAATACTTTTACTTTTTTCCCACATTTTTATCGCCATCTGATATTCATGTTGGCCTAAAAGTACTAACCCTCTTCCATTCCAAGCTGCTGCTAATTCCTCCTTATTCTCTACTTCTTGACTGAAAATCACAAAAGCTTTTTTATATGCATTTAAACTCAAGTCATACCTCCCAGAAGAATAATATATGGCTCCTAATTGATTAGCTGCTTTGCCAATCAAAAGTTTATCATGAGAAAACTCTGCAAGTCGCTTAGCTTGTTTTGCAAACTGTAATGATGAATCCAATTCATTATATTTATAAAGATTGGATAACTCTATCAATGAATCAAACTGGTCAATCTTACCTTGTGAAAAAGCATCCCTTTGCTGTAAAAGCAACAAAGTAAACATCACATATAAAATAGGTGAAAAGATGCTTGTCATTGTCGTGCTAGGTGAGTGAATAAGTATAAGACTAAAACAATTTTATACTAAAAGTCAACTGTTTAGAAAACAAAAATAAAAGTTAGTTGCATAAAAACTATACCTATTTAAATAAAAAGTAATGACCAATTAATTTTTTAAAAGCCCTTCCTGTAAGTTCTAATTTTAAAAAACACACTTGTTCCACTGGAACAATACACTCAAACTTTTGACAAAATCGAAAAAAAAAAGGACAAGCTTTTACACTTACCCTTGAAAATTCTCTAAATTAAAATAACCAATATAGCTTAGTAACTACTTATTAATGGTATTTGAATATTAAATGAACTACCATCTTTTTTATCATTCAATGGATCAATGGAACATGCAGCATAAAGAACTTTAGGAAGTCCATCCTCACCTATTAAAAATTGTGGTCTTTCCAATCTATTCACAACGACTTCCTCCCCATTTTCCAATTGGATTTTTAAAGGCATAAACATGGCATTGTCCATTTTTTTCCAGTCCATCCCGTCCTCAGAATACATGATGGCCAAGCCTGGATCCTCTCCTGTAATTTTCCCTGTAAAATCTTTAAATACCGTATAGAACCGTTTTGAACCATCATGGTACCAAACATACGGGTCTTCTGCTGAAGCCAGCTTACCATCTTCATCCCTTACATCAAAAACAAATTTATCTTGAGGAATAAATGGACCATCTGGAGAATCACCAATGGCTACACCGTGCACACCTCGCCAAGAGGGAGCATATAAATTTCCTTTAAAAAACAATAAATATTTGCCATCACTTGGACGCTGAACTACCGCAGGATTAACCACTATAAGGTTATCAGGCAAAGCTTCTGTTCCTTTTGGTGAAGGATTGAGAACATCCTTATCTTTCACGCGGGTCCTGGGACTAAGCAAAGGCTTGTCCGATCTAACGATATTTCCAGCCACAAGATCTTCGATGCTGTCAAACGTAACTACTCCTAATTGTTGGCTTTGCTGGATCAAATTCCTTTTACTTAAAGAAGCTCCTGGTGTATCTGGTTCTTGAGCTCCTGGATATTTTGACCCTGTATGATATAAATAATACTTTCCTTCGAACTTTTGGATATGGGGATTATGAACAGACTGACCATCCCAAGCATCAGGCATACCTTCATGATGGCGTCCTTGCAAAACAACTTTTACAAATTTAAAATCATGGTCAGGATAGTCTGATACGGCATAGGCTATTTCTGAATTAATTAGCCAGCCATCACCAAACCTATCATTGTTCTCACCTGATGGCCATCTCGAATAAAACATATGATATCGCCCATCTTCACCTTTCACTACACTTCCACCCCAAACAAAGTAACCTTCATTATTTAAAACTGAAGGTCCTTTTAAAATTGGACTCTCTCCAACCTTGGCCAAATGCGCATTGACTTTTTGTGGCTCTAACTTAATTTGAGCCTTCACACAAGCTTCAGAGAACACTACAAAACAAAGTATAGTAGCAAACCTTAACATTATCTTATTCATAATTAACCTTCCTCTTTTATCTCTCTAATTTAACAACAATTAGTCCAATTACCCTAAAATCAATCTTCTTTTTTAACTGCCAGTTTTCTATTATCTTGAGAATCAAAACCTATTGTAAATTTACTTTGACCAATGAAAATAACCTTACTTTTCCTCTCATTTACATTATTATCCTTCTCATTTTCCTATTCTCAAAACCCTTCTGATTATCAAAGAATTTACCTATCCGGCATGGATGCTGCTAGTCCTGTTGATTGGGAGTTTAAGGTCTCTGAAGGAAGAAAAGCAGGTCAATGGCTGACCATTCCCGTCCCTTCAAACTGGGAGCAGCATGGATTTGGAAATTATAATTATGGTCACGACCATAGGGAAAAACACAGAAAATTGGGCCAAGAAACGGGCTTTTACAAGCACTCCTTTAATGTTCCTCAAAACTGGAAAGGAAAAAGTATCCGAATTGTATTTGCAGGATCCATGACTGATACCAAAGTCAAAATCAATGGTAAAAGTGCCGGCCCAATGCATCAAGGGGCCTTTTATGAATTTAAATATGATATTACTCACTTACTTAAGTATGGGAAAGAAAATCTGCTTGAAGTAGAAGTGGCTAAACACTCCGATAACGAATCCATAAATAGAGCCGAAAGACAGGCAGACTTCTGGATTTTTGGAGGGATTTTTAGGCCAGTATATCTTGAAGTATTGCCTGCCACCAACTTTAAGCGTATCGCCATTGATGCCAAAGCTTCTGGAGAATTAAATGTGCTTACTGAAACGAACAAGCCCATCAAAAAAGGAGAAGTACAAATTGAAATTACTGATCTGAATACCGGTCAAACTATAGCCAATTTTCAATACGCCTTAGAGCAGTCAGAAACCAATTTTAATGACCGAGTTAAAAATATTATTCCTTGGAATCCGGAACGACCAAAGTTATATAATGCTAAATTCACCCTGATCCAAAACGGGAAAGCATTGTATACCCAAACAGAGCGGATAGGTTTCAGAACAGTTGATTTGAGAGAAAATGATGGTCTGTACGTTAATGGAACCAAGGTAATTCTTAAAGGAGTGAACCGACATTCATTTCACCCCAAAACTGGCCGTGCATTAAGCGAAGCTAATCACAAAGAAGACATCAGCTTAATGAAAGAGATGAACATGAATGCTGTCAGGATGAGCCATTACCCTCCTGATGAGCGTTTTCTAGCTCTTTGCGACTCTTTAGGACTCTTTGTTCTGGACGAGGTGACAGGTTGGCAAGATGGCTATGATACCATAGTTGGTCCAAAATTAATCAAAGAAACGGTGCTAAGAGATGAGAACCATCCATCAGTGATCATATGGGATCATGGTAATGAAGGTGGTTGGGACTTTGCCAATGAAAAATGGTTTCATGTCTATGACATCCAAAAACGACCTGTAATTTATCCATGGCTAAATAAGAATGGCATGGACGCTTTTCATTACCCAAAATTCAAAGCCGGGATCAACAGACTTTCCAATGGAAATGATGTGTTTATGCCTACCGAAATGCTTCATGGCCTTTATGATGGTGGACACGGTGCAGGATTGGAGGATTATTGGGCTGACTACCTTAAAAACCCTAGAGCCGCTGGAGGATTTCTTTGGGTATTTTCTGATGAGGCTATTGAGCGAACCGACCGAGCAGATAGTTTAGATGCGGATGGTAATCATGCACCTGACGGAATCGTTGGCCCATACCGAGAAAAAGAAGGAAGTTTCTATACGATCAAAGACATTTGGTCCCCTATCCAAATAAGTAAAAAATTAATTTCTGAAAATTTTGATGGTAAACTAATTATTGAAAACTATCATCACTATACAAGCTTAAAAGGCTTCAAAGTTGAATGGCAACTTCATGCTATCCAGCAGTGGCAAGAACACCCACTTCAATCAGGTAACATGACTCTAGGAGATATTTTACCAGGAGAAGCTAAACAAATCCAATTACCGTTGACAACCGATCTTTCGATGGCCGATTGGTTAGAAGTCAAAGTAAAAGATGAAACTGGGAATATGGTCAATAACTGGTCCTGGCCTATCCAACAACCTAAAGCCTTCATCCAAGATCAACTTACGAACAAAGCTGAAAATTCATCTTCTAATCCAAGCATGGTCACAGATAATGAAGATTTTTGGCTTATAACAGCGGCTGGACTAGAGTATGGCATCAACAAAAAAAATGGGCAGTTGGAAAGCTTGAAAAAAAGCGGTGTTTCTATTGCTTTCACAGGCCCAGTTCAAACTGAAGAACTCAAAGTTATTGATGTAACTCAAAGCAAAGATGCAGGCGGTAATATTGTAATTACAGGCAAATACGAAAGTTATCCTAAGGAAATTCAATGGACATTCTATGGTAACGGTTTGGTAAAATTTGAAGCTGCAGCAGCTTTTTCCAGAATGAACGAAGTCGAATATTTGGGTATCCATTTTTCTTTTCCTGAAGAGGCAGTCAAAAGCATTAAATGGATCGGAAATGGCCCTTACAGAGTCTGGCAAAACAGAATGAGAGGCCCCAAATTTGGCCTTTGGGAAAAGGGATACAACAATACCATTACTGGTTTCAGTCAAAAAGGAAAGCTGACATACCCTGAGTTCAAGGGATATCACTCTAACCTTTATGCTTATGAGCTATCCTACTCCAATGGCTCATTTAAGGTTTATAATGAAACACCTGGCTTGTTCTTCAGGTTATTTACTCCTGAAGACTCTCCCTTTACCAATCAAAATTTAACTGTTCCTTTTCCTCCGGGAGATCTATCATTTCTGTATAAAATCCCTGCTATTGGAACCAAGTTTCATGATGCCAAAGACCTCGGACCACAATCCCAAAAAGGAAGCAGTGTCGGTCATGGCGGAGATGTCAATGACCCTGTCATACTTTGGTTTGACTTTAGATAGGTTCCTAAATTGAACCTTTTTTCACAAAAAACAGTATATTCTGAATAACGCCTAGCAATATGGATTTAAAATCTCTTTGGAAAAATACAGAATATACTTTTGGTCTAAGTAATGATCTTTCCTTTCGGCCATTGATTAATTGGTGGGAGCAAAAGGTAAAAGAAGGAGATTTATATGCTCCTCAGGTTCAAAGGTTTTTGGAGGATATCAAAAAGTATCCCATCCTAAATCAGGATAAAATTGATGTGAAAGCGCTTCAAGAAGATAAAGAAGCTTATGCTTTCATCGTCCAATGTATATTTCCTGTATCACTCAATCTGTCCAGACAACTGTTTTTGATGTCTAAGCCTTTTGAGTTTGATATTATTTATAGCTCTCGACTATTTCAGGAAATGTTTTTGAGTCTTAAGGACAGCCCATCCTGCTTTATTGAAGCG harbors:
- a CDS encoding glycoside hydrolase family protein; the encoded protein is MNKIMLRFATILCFVVFSEACVKAQIKLEPQKVNAHLAKVGESPILKGPSVLNNEGYFVWGGSVVKGEDGRYHMFYSRWPSGENNDRFGDGWLINSEIAYAVSDYPDHDFKFVKVVLQGRHHEGMPDAWDGQSVHNPHIQKFEGKYYLYHTGSKYPGAQEPDTPGASLSKRNLIQQSQQLGVVTFDSIEDLVAGNIVRSDKPLLSPRTRVKDKDVLNPSPKGTEALPDNLIVVNPAVVQRPSDGKYLLFFKGNLYAPSWRGVHGVAIGDSPDGPFIPQDKFVFDVRDEDGKLASAEDPYVWYHDGSKRFYTVFKDFTGKITGEDPGLAIMYSEDGMDWKKMDNAMFMPLKIQLENGEEVVVNRLERPQFLIGEDGLPKVLYAACSIDPLNDKKDGSSFNIQIPLISSY
- a CDS encoding glycoside hydrolase family 2 TIM barrel-domain containing protein; this translates as MKITLLFLSFTLLSFSFSYSQNPSDYQRIYLSGMDAASPVDWEFKVSEGRKAGQWLTIPVPSNWEQHGFGNYNYGHDHREKHRKLGQETGFYKHSFNVPQNWKGKSIRIVFAGSMTDTKVKINGKSAGPMHQGAFYEFKYDITHLLKYGKENLLEVEVAKHSDNESINRAERQADFWIFGGIFRPVYLEVLPATNFKRIAIDAKASGELNVLTETNKPIKKGEVQIEITDLNTGQTIANFQYALEQSETNFNDRVKNIIPWNPERPKLYNAKFTLIQNGKALYTQTERIGFRTVDLRENDGLYVNGTKVILKGVNRHSFHPKTGRALSEANHKEDISLMKEMNMNAVRMSHYPPDERFLALCDSLGLFVLDEVTGWQDGYDTIVGPKLIKETVLRDENHPSVIIWDHGNEGGWDFANEKWFHVYDIQKRPVIYPWLNKNGMDAFHYPKFKAGINRLSNGNDVFMPTEMLHGLYDGGHGAGLEDYWADYLKNPRAAGGFLWVFSDEAIERTDRADSLDADGNHAPDGIVGPYREKEGSFYTIKDIWSPIQISKKLISENFDGKLIIENYHHYTSLKGFKVEWQLHAIQQWQEHPLQSGNMTLGDILPGEAKQIQLPLTTDLSMADWLEVKVKDETGNMVNNWSWPIQQPKAFIQDQLTNKAENSSSNPSMVTDNEDFWLITAAGLEYGINKKNGQLESLKKSGVSIAFTGPVQTEELKVIDVTQSKDAGGNIVITGKYESYPKEIQWTFYGNGLVKFEAAAAFSRMNEVEYLGIHFSFPEEAVKSIKWIGNGPYRVWQNRMRGPKFGLWEKGYNNTITGFSQKGKLTYPEFKGYHSNLYAYELSYSNGSFKVYNETPGLFFRLFTPEDSPFTNQNLTVPFPPGDLSFLYKIPAIGTKFHDAKDLGPQSQKGSSVGHGGDVNDPVILWFDFR
- a CDS encoding tetratricopeptide repeat-containing sensor histidine kinase, coding for MTSIFSPILYVMFTLLLLQQRDAFSQGKIDQFDSLIELSNLYKYNELDSSLQFAKQAKRLAEFSHDKLLIGKAANQLGAIYYSSGRYDLSLNAYKKAFVIFSQEVENKEELAAAWNGRGLVLLGQHEYQMAIKMWEKSKSINSEIGDSVSLARNYYNIGVAQKGLGEIEEALESLFMARKLLEKKPDPTLSKMVPNRIADLYFAKGLLDSSEWYYNDVLADSAHLNNWEKSFTYTGLAKISFERKRFHSAAKLAEKGFSYANKNHAFWDLERSSSLLMSVYDSLNDYKKALQYALINKANNDSLYNLEKTRKINQSNLKLAEVKNQQLAHEKALILEKSRANKVWNILLLVLVVFLIVLLWMFVRHLMLKNRFLKKLEVNHAKIKQQKIQLADQNKLLNNINNSKNELFSILSHDLKSPINAIKQILEMEQTGYFEENDKDEVIDLLRLQVTKTDAMLDSLLKWAKSQLDGAEAQIESINLPQFVESKLTNFDTQLLLKEISLYHEKTSMPSALVDRNHLGIIFQNLLNNAIKFTPRGGTIEIRYSENDQYVKLRIIDSGVGIDDVDLNALQSGNTAIISKKGTDQETGSGLGLLLVKQLVAYNKGLLDIKSHPGEGTEVSLSFLK